In the Podospora bellae-mahoneyi strain CBS 112042 chromosome 4, whole genome shotgun sequence genome, one interval contains:
- a CDS encoding hypothetical protein (EggNog:ENOG503NUKU; COG:G; COG:M) — protein sequence MTEKKILAVFGATGQQGGSVINQLVSEPAASLPNISQFHLRALTSRSLPISSASSIPLEQWYRLIGSSPDTDTDNNTTNNTTNTIQVTPQVDFHTPSTLLPALKDVHTAFIMTTPSFAPVTSDDPNSSKEFLAVQNILSAALAQKVDTVLFSTLPNITELSSGKYTHVTPFDDKARAEAYIRSLHPQIKSAFLSLGFFMSNWLTQGFLAPRYDEDTDSWVMRLHVAGGTGIPLVDAGRDTGKFVAAILERGVDGTGETVLAAEGVYALDGIAEVFSRHTGRRVRYEQVTVEEFRETGLKGFPESLKDVLVEGYSALEEFGHAGKETGALVEEGKRLVRECGLGELVSLEEFLKKEGYVLGEGPRSKQWGS from the coding sequence ATGACAGAAAAGAAGATCCTCGCCGTGTTTGGCGCAACAGGCCAACAAGGCGGCTCCGTCATCAACCAACTCGTCTCTGAACCCGCggcctccctcccaaacatCTCACAGTTCCACCTCCGCGCCCTCACCAGCCGCTCCTTGCCCATttcctcagcttcttctATCCCACTCGAGCAATGGTACCGCCTCATCGGCAGTTCCCCTGATACCGAtaccgacaacaacaccaccaacaacaccaccaacaccattcAAGTCACCCCCCAAGTCGACTtccacaccccctccaccctcctccccgccctcaaAGACGTCCACACAGCCTTCATCAtgaccaccccctccttcgccCCCGTGACCTCAGACGACCCCAACTCCAGCAAAGAATTCCTCGCCGTCCAAaacatcctctccgccgccctcgcccaaAAAGTCGACACCGTCCTCttcagcaccctccccaacatcaccgAGCTCTCGTCGGGTAAATACACCCACGTCACACCCTTTGACGACAAGGCCCGCGCAGAAGCCTACATTCGCTCGCTGCACCCGCAGATCAAATCAGCGTTTCTGTCGCTTGGGTTCTTCATGAGCAACTGGCTGACGCAGGGGTTCTTGGCGCCGAGGTATGATGAGGACACGGACAGTTGGGTTATGAGGCTGCATGTTGctggggggacggggatACCGCTTGTTGACGCGGGGAGGGACACGGGGAAGTTTGTGGCGGCGATTTTGGAACGTGGGGTGGATGGGACCGGGGAGACGGTGCTGGCTGCGGAGGGGGTGTACGCTTTGGATGGGATCGCCGAGGTTTTCTCGCGGCACACGGGGCGGAGGGTGAGGTATGAGCAGGTcacggtggaggagtttaGGGAGACGGGATTGAAGGGGTTTCCGGAGAGTTTGAAGGAtgttttggtggaggggtatTCAGcgctggaggagtttggtcacgcggggaaggagacgggggcgttggtggaggaggggaagaggctggtgagggagtgcgggttgggggagctggtgagtttggaggagtttttgaagaaggaagggtatgttttgggggagggccCCAGATCGAAGCAGTGGGGttcttga
- a CDS encoding hypothetical protein (EggNog:ENOG503NYB1; COG:C): MSMQSCPVSGVAGGQCPAGSVAGSRSSSRMGPRGCSFSGYTQPGDIHAAFDIPRGVDAEEWLRMRERKSINEVLYANIPTVKEISGIKNIDTLNVAEQDLLAVALGAPARQVMIRAEEIGPRTGWKDGYLSVEHGFCPPDYDESPGALANSPGRIWSDLCERMPGCVARGRVRESVAALPIVEGTPEVIPDRALWAAVVALGMLCSIYRYEDNNDGNEGVTVNPTKWRPKCEMGDDLGEELVGIPRSIALPYWQVSRRLGRSIPHLTFFDQSSFNMKLRDKTATYPYVGRFDNMDMRWPVFGERTEIAFQKGCADTSASFQHGPDAIAACQEHVMNRNVEGLLRELIRLKEILERMPNAFHTINTNPNSGENYVPGHQWVRWGKFSAPLSKRCPASSGLQFPPFLVMDAFLGRTSYDSFLGKEGLHLRAWLPSNLRAFIAAIEYHYRIPEFVKQSGDPRLMGVLDGIIEAYVGERGFMGTHRYKVFGILEIASKTGRTETNGLSGAPDSNDKPWEETHKQFSAAMKERLEPFRGKITIEPHEMRGTFEECRYKSRILSRSFVDNDPNRSIAMVTMDLHNTGITFQPGDRLAVMPLNSWAECAKVAAALGLGDYLEYRITPNTQWQRFAQHLGAVSHTSTSHLTVKDILRRGHLAPITKELALKVHDMLRASSNTVLQVLATTEWPVKGSLGDLLQAAVSETNPHIWDRAFDLTGDLSWLCDLIAVEVPRTYSISNYSQELLPSVVELTISRAEYNLCSTFAGEEKIACAGVSSGFLNPFVGSSDELIEDEEDVLIGVSRPLNFQLPIDRAAPVCLFAGGSGIAPMRSFWQARLASHSNAAGRDLLYLGVQSREKFAYEEELRDYVEAGLMEVHLAFSRDSRGLVYDRHSRELVEKEMPPRYIDALIVEQGATISELVMSKKQGGLGGYLYVCGSVAVFDTVMKGIRQALYNYCTSTMEAADTIINKAFAERRFMLDVFMTPKPLPCNLPTIPLSQLARHTGHRPDSRMWIGVHGSVYDVTDFCPMHPGGTLIIKSNAGVDCSKTFDNLAHTNNPEVNSLLTKYFVGQLTPKPDFHGVLELGDLYDLWAAYLRTTVETLVAHQFEMYDIIGAGDVDSARDGYLRESEDVWTRPKAVGMVRVFYDYQSRLLQGGFSALFGPKLQELVLKLSFTLADSAGAGSDVRLPDVLGIIARAKTSPDAIATSQEVALVGQFVGQSSGNIRFAERGIFNYAAKSVELDIELLEDIREEACHGMDAFESVMAMEAEDDDQRLMVLATFLMQTLERMARRLEVFYAKLAKHSVYNPVLERNPARTRWNLVRQRIRDGSFFVLTQETVLGAAPAYVSAQQQKLGVDFDNVMNRIQASIRGAPKASPTPQTLNAMHLARASTAPETSAMATHENNTAVKAMSSFIDANMRSIRRLSKMPSSLTFEQIQAAMEQQHRPPTPPSMISTRSPPMRNTSRATSLERMMASYNGRPLNSRTSQVSGSAAGHMVHGAFGIMAPHPIRSPPTPPLDGATAITAMMGKLNVRSRGRSVPPSPAGSVGSTGTRVGRSMSVRSVSQSRPPAHAPKLSTTSLRSFRLGSQGGDRMPLRVAPTF, from the exons ATGTCTATGCAATCATGTCCGGTGTCTGGCGTGGCCGGCGGCCAGTGTCCTGCTGGTTCAGTTGCTGGCAGCCGGTCCAGCAGCCGCATGGGACCTCGAGGCTGCTCCTTTTCTGGCTATACCCAACCGGGAGACATTCACGCAGCATTTGAT ATCCCCCGAGGAGTGGATGCCGAAGAGTGGCTGCGAATGAGGGAACGCAAGTCGATCAACGAGGTGCTGTACGCCAATATTCCAACAGTCAAGGAGATCAGCGGAATAAAGAACATCGATACACTCAATGTGGCCGAACAGGATCTTTTGGCTGTTGCACTAGGGGCCCCTGCGCGTCAAGTAATGATCAGAGCTGAGGAGATTGGACCAAGGACTGGCTGGAAAGATGGGTACCTCAGCGTCGAGCACGGGTTTTGTCCACCAGATTATGACGAGTCTCCTGGTGCTCTCGCCAACTCACCGGGACGGATATGGTCAGATTTGTGTGAACGAATGCCGGGATGTGTGGCCAGGGGTCGTGTCCGGGAATCCGTTGCCGCCCTCCCCATCGTTGAGGGAACACCAGAAGTCATTCCAGACAGGGCATTGTGGGCAGCGGTGGTAGCTCTCGGTATGCTGTGTTCCATCTATCGATACGAGGATAACAACGACGGCAACGAGGGAGTAACGGTCAATCCTACGAAATGGCGGCCCAAGTGCGAAATGGGAGACGATCTGGGAGAAGAGCTGGTTGGAATTCCGCGAAGCATTGCGCTACCATACTGGCAGGTTTCAAGGCGCCTCGGTCGAtccatcccccatctcacCTTCTTTGACCAATCATCC TTCAACATGAAGTTGCGTGACAAGACCGCCACATACCCATACGTGGGAAGATTCGACAACATGGACATGCGATGGCCTGTCTTTGGCGAGAGGACAGAGATTGCCTTCCAGAAGGGCTGTGCCGATACGTCGGCATCATTCCAACATGGTCCCGATGCCATAGCAGCCTGCCAGGAGCATGTCATGAACCGCAATGTCGAGGGCCTCCTTCGAGAGCTGATACGACTCAAGGAAATCCTCGAACGCATGCCCAATGCCTTTCACACCATCAACACGAATCCCAACTCGGGTGAAAACTACGTTCCAGGCCACCAATGGGTTCGCTGGGGCAAGTTCTCAGCGCCTCTGAGCAAACGTTGCCCTGCTTCATCCGGTCTTCAgttccccccttttctcgtCATGGATGCGTTCTTGGGCCGCACCAGTTACGACTCTTTTCTCGGCAAGGAGGGTCTGCATCTTCGTGCATGGCTTCCCTCCAATCTTCGGGCCTTTATTGCCGCCATCGAATACCACTACCGCATCCCCGAATTTGTTAAACAGTCGGGCGATCCAAGACTCATGGGTGTCCTTGATGGTATCATCGAGGCGTATGTGGGTGAAAGGGGGTTCATGGGCACACA CCGGTACAAAGTCTTTGGCATTCTCGAGATTGCAAGCAAGACAGGGAGGACAGAGACAAATGGTTTGTCGGGCGCCCCTGATTCCAACGACAAGCCGTGGGAGGAGACGCACAAGCAATTCTCAGCGGCCATGAAAGAGCGCCTCGAGCCATTCCGTGGCAAGATCACCATCGAACCCCATGAGATGCGCGGGACTTTTGAGGAGTGCCGGTACAAGTCCCGGATCTTGAGCCGGTCCTTTGTTGACAACGACCCCAACCGGTCCATCGCCATGGTTACCATGGATCTACACAACACTGGAATCACCTTCCAACCAGGTGATCGCCTGGCTGTCATGCCGCTGAATAGCTGGGCCGAGTGTGCCAAAGTTGCTGCAGCCCTGGGGCTGGGGGACTACCTCGAATACCGGATCACGCCCAACACCCAGTGGCAGCGGTTCGCGCAGCACCTGGGCGCCGTTTCACATACCTCCACATCACACCTCACGGTCAAGGATATCCTGAGGCGTGGCCATCTAGCGCCCATCACTAAGGAGCTCGCCCTCAAGGTCCATGACATGCTGCGTGCCTCATCCAACACAGTGCTTCAGGTTCTGGCGACAACTGAGTGGCCGGTCAAGGGCTCTCTCGGCGACCTGCTTCAGGCCGCTGTGAGTGAGACCAACCCGCACATCTGGGATCGCGCTTTTGACCTCACCGGGGACTTGTCGTGGCTCTGTGATCTCATCGCAGTGGAAGTCCCCAGGACATATTCCATCTCCAATTACTCTCAGGAGCTTCTCCCTTCGGTGGTTGAGTTGACCATCTCCCGGGCTGAGTACAACCTATGCTCGACATTCgcgggagaagagaagattGCATGCGCAGGTGTTAGCAGTGGCTTTCTTAATCCGTTTGTGGGTTCCAGTGATGAGCTcatcgaggatgaggaggatgtgctCATTGGGGTCAGCCGACCCCTCAACTTCCAGTTGCCAATCGACCGGGCGGCGCCGGTTTGCCTCTTTGCTGGTGGCTCCGGCATCGCGCCGATGCGAAGCTTTTGGCAGGCCCGCCTGGCCTCCCACAGCAACGCGGCTGGTCGAGACCTCTTGTATCTGGGAGTTCAGTCTCGAGAGAAATTTGCGTATGAAGAGGAGCTGCGTGACTACGTCGAGGCCGGCCTGATGGAAGTCCATCTTGCATTCTCCCGGGATAGCCGTGGCCTGGTTTACGACCGACACTCGCGCGAgttggttgagaaggagatgccACCACGGTATATTGATGCCCTCATAGTGGAGCAGGGTGCCACCATCTCGGAGTTGGTCATGTCGAAAAAGCAGGGCGGCCTTGGTGGCTATCTTTACGTCTGCGGCTCGGTGGCTGTTTTTGACACGGTAATGAAGGGGATACGCCAGGCTCTTTACAACTACTGCACCTCGACCATGGAGGCTGccgacaccatcatcaacaaggcTTTTGCCGAGCGGCGCTTCATGTTGGATGTCTTCATGACCCCCAAGCCCTTGCCGtgcaacctccccaccattcCTCTCTCGCAGCTGGCCCGTCACACCGGCCATCGACCCGACAGCCGCATGTGGATTGGGGTGCACGGCAGTGTCTACGACGTGACAGACTTTTGCCCCATGCATCCTGGCGGCACCTTGATCATCAAGTCCAACGCCGGAGTTGACTGCTCCAAGACGTTTGACAACCTTGctcacaccaacaaccccgagGTCAACAGCCTGTTAACGAAGTACTTTGTTGGCCAGCTCACACCAAAGCCAGACTTCCACGGGGTCCTGGAGCTTGGAGATTTGTATGATCTTTGGGCCGCTTACCTGCGCACAACTGTTGAGACCCTGGTTGCTCACCAGTTTGAGATGTATGACATTATCGGCGCTGGTGATGTGGATAGCGCTAGGGATGGGTATCTCCGGGAGTCTGAGGACGTTTGGACGCGTCCCAAGGCCGTGGGAATGGTTAGGGTGTTTTACGACTACCAGTCTCGTCTGCTGCAGGGAGGTTTCTCTGCGCTGTTTGGCCCCAAGCTTCAGGAACTCGTGCTCAAGCTGTCATTCACCCTTGCTGATAGCGCTGGTGCTGGATCCGACGTGCGGCTGCCCGACGTGCTGGGAATCATTGCGCGCGCAAAGACATCTCCGGACGCCATTGCAACATCTCAGGAAGTCGCTCTGGTCGGTCAGTTTGTCGGCCAGAGCAGTGGCAACATCAGGTTTGCTGAGCGTGGCATCTTCAACTACGCCGCCAAGAGCGTTGAGCTTGACATCGAGTTGCTGGAAGATATTCGCGAGGAAGCATGTCACGGCATGGACGCCTTTGAGAGCGTCATGGCTATGGAggccgaagacgacgacCAGCGCTTGATGGTGCTGGCGACTTTTCTCATGCAGACCCTGGAGCGCATGGCCAGGAGATTGGAGGTGTTTTACGCAAAGCTCGCCAAGCACAGCGTGTACAACCCCGTGCTCGAGCGTAACCCGGCAAGAACTCGCTGGAATCTGGTGAGGCAGAGAATTCGGGATGGGTCATTCTTTGTCCTGACCCAAGAGACTGTGCTTGGTGCTGCACCGGCATACGTGTCagcccagcagcagaagcTGGGCGTCGACTTTGACAATGTCATGAATAGAATCCAGGCGAGCATCCGCGGCGCTCCGAAGGCCAGCCCAACGCCACAAACACTGAATGCAATGCACCTCGCCAGGGCGAGCACGGCTCCAGAAACGAGCGCCATGGCGACGCACGAAAACAACACGGCAGTCAAAGCCATGTCCAGCTTCATCGATGCCAACATGAGGTCCATCCGCCGGCTGAGCAAGATGCCATCCTCATTGACCTTTGAGCAGATCCAAGCCGCCATGGAGCAACAGCATCGACCAcccaccccgccatccaTGATTTCCACACGGTCACCTCCCATGAGGAACACGTCTCGCGCCACGTCGCTGGAGCGCATGATGGCGTCCTACAACGGCAGACCACTGAACTCTAGAACATCACAAGTGTCTGGTTCTGCCGCCGGCCACATGGTGCACGGTGCCTTTGGCATCATGGCGCCTCATCCCATAAGATCACCCCCTACTCCACCGCTCGACGGCGCAACGGCCATAACGGCCATGATGGGCAAACTAAATGTTCGGTCTCGTGGTCGGTCCGTcccgccctcgccggcggGCTCGGTAGGAAGCACAGGAACCCGCGTCGGCCGCAGCATGAGCGTGCGGTCGGTTTCGCAGTCGCGGCCACCAGCGCACGCACCCAAACTCTCCACGACCTCGCTTCGGTCATTCAGGTTAGGAAGTCAGGGAGGAGATAGGATGCCCCTCCGAGTCGCGCCCACATTTtag